Within the Mucilaginibacter sp. CSA2-8R genome, the region AAGGTCACCGTTTTTATATGCATGGACAATCAAACGCAGTAAAGGTTTAGTAAGCAACAGGCCGGTAACAATAACCCATCATTTTACTTAATAGCACCTGTTATCAGTTTTGTTGGCATGGCTAAGTATAACACTGAAATTAATTTTATAAAAACTAAATTTAGTTTCTTTGAAATTAATGCAGAAAGCGTACGTTACTAAGAAAAGCGTACATTTGTATAAATAACAGTTCCTGACCATCATGATTATATCATTCTCTCATCCTGATAGCTGTGCACATTGCCAGGCCACTAATGTATCTCGTATACGCCGTCCAGATTTTATACGCTCTTACTTGTGGTTTTTACCTATTAAACACTACCGTTGTTTTGCTTGTATGCATAAATTTCTCGTTGTGGGTTTTAAGGCATCCTAATCAAATAATTTTTCACACAAAGTACTTGTACAAATAGAGGCTTACCTGAGCAACCACATTAATGCCAGGTAAAACTGTATTTGGATTTGGTAGTTATATTTAAGTTTACAGCCCAGTAGTAAATGTTAAAGTTTAACTCTTGTTAAACCTTTTACTGACTGGCATATCATAAACGTTAGTAAACTTAAATTTTGAAACATGAAAAAGTACATTTTGAGTATAGCCTTACTCATCGCATCAGTAGCAGCAAGTAAAGCACAATCTACAATTGGTATCAAGGGCGGTATCAACTTTGCAAAAATCAACACAGATAATATTAAAGAATCGAGCGTAACAGGCTACCAGGCAGGTATATTTGCACGGTTGGGTAATAGTTTGTATTTACAGCCTGAGTTATACTTAGGTAGTCGCGGTGGCAAGTTTGAAGGCAGCAGCAGCGGCAATAGTGCCAGTGCCAGCGGTAAGGTAACTTTTACCACGCTAAACGTTCCGCTATTATTAGGTACTAAATTAGTAAGTGCCGGCCCTATTAGCGTACGTGCTATGGCAGGCCCCATTTATTCTTACAATTTAAGCGAAAATAATAATGTGAACAGTGCCCTACAAGATTTCGGCAAGTACAAAAACAGCACTTTAGGTTACCAGGTAGGTGCCGGTGTTGATATTGGTAACATTACGGCCGACTTACGTTATGAGGGTGGTTTAACCAAAATTAACGAGAACTATGGTCAGCGCGCCAACTTATGGGCGTTAAGCGTCGGCTTTAAAATATTTTAATTATAAATGGTGTAGCTAAGTTAATAGCGAACACAGGATTAATTAAACAAAAAGCCGGATAGCGGTTGGTCATCCAACTGCTATCCGGCTTTTTAATTCTGACATCTTATTGCTTAGTGGGCGGCCAGCCAGTTATCGCCGGTACCCATCTCTACCATAATAGGCACTTCGGTTTTAATAGCCGTTTTCATGTAGTGCTCAATAATGGGTTTAATAATCTCCACCTCGTGCCGCGGAACGTCAAACACCAATTCGTCATGTACCTGCATAGTCATGCGGGCGCCTAAATTTTGTGCCTTAAGTTCGCGATGTATATTAATCATGGCAATTTTAATCATATCTGCCGCCGACCCTTGTATTGGGGCGTTAATGGCATTCCGCTCGGCAAAGCCACGTACAGTAGCATTAGCCGAATTGATGTCGCGCAGGTAGCGCCGACGGCCCATTAGTGTTTTGACGTAGCCATTTTCGCGGGCAAAATTCATGGTATCGCTCATGTAATTTTTGATGCCCGAGTACTGCACAAAGTATTGCTCAATAATATCGTTAGCCTCTTTACGAGGTATGCCCAAGCTTTGTGATAAACCAAATGATGATTGCCCGTAAATGATACCAAAGTTTACTGCTTTGGCATTACGGCGCATATCGCCGGTTACCTCGGTTAAGGGTATGCCGTAAACGTTGGCTGCCGTTGCGGTGTGGATATCGAGGTTTTTAGCAAAGGCATCCAGCATATTGGCATCTTTACTAATCTCGGCAATAATGCGCAACTCAATCTGCGAGTAATCTGCCGATAGCAGCACATGGTCGGCATCGCGGGCAATAAAGGCCTTCCGTACCTCGCGGCCACGTTCGGTACGGATAGGGATATTCTGCAGGTTGGGATTGTTAGAGCTTAATCTGCCCGTTGCTGCAATAGCTTGGTTATAAGAAGTGTGTATACGCCCTGTTTTAGGGTTAATCATTAATGGTAATGCATCTACATAAGTAGATTTAAGCTTTAGCATCTGCCTGAAATCTAAAATATCGCGCACTATATCGCTTTTGTCGGCCAGGGCTAGCAGCACATCTTCACCGGTTTGGTATTGGCCGGTTTTGGTTTTTTTAGCTCTAGGGTCAAGTTGTAATTTTTCGAACAGTACTTCACCTAACTGCTTGGGCGATGATACATTGAATTTTACGCCAGCCTTTTCATAAACGGTTTGTTCCAGCCTATTAATATCAGTTTCCAGTTGTTTCGAAAAATCTTTCAGTGTTTGCTCGTCCAGTTTTACACCTTCAAACTCTACGTCAGCCAAAACATAAATCAGCGGGTGCTCAATTTCGTTAATCAGCTTTTCGGCTTCAACAGCTTGTAGCTTGCTTTCAAAAACCTGTTTTAGCTGCAAGGTTACATCAGCATCCTCCCCGGCATATTCTTTTACCCTTTCTACATCCACATCGCGCATGGTGAGCTGGTTTTTACCTCTGGGGCCAATTAGCTCGGTAATAGATACGGGTTTATAGCCCAGGTAATTTTCAGACAAAATATCCATGCTGTGGCGAGTATCAGGATCTAAAACATAATGGGCCATCATGGTATCAAACAACTGGCCTTTTACTTCAATGCCATACCACTTTAATACTAAAATATCATATTTAATATTTTGCCCCACTTTATTAATCAACTCGTTTTCGAGCACTGGTTTAAACTCGTGGGCAATGGCTTTGGCGCCTTCATAATTAGCCGGCACCGGAATATACCAGGCCTCGCCGGGCTTTATAGCAAACGAAAGGCCGACCAGCTCACAGTTATTGGCATCAATACCCGTAGTTTCGGTATCAAACGTAATTTCAGATTGCTGCTGCAAAAAGGCCAATAACTCTGCCCGTTTTTCGGGGGTATCAGTTAAATGATATTCGTGATTAACGTTGTGGATATTTTTAGCGGCCGGTACATGTTCGGGCTCGGCAATGTCGGTAACATCAACAGTAAGGGTACGTACGGTACCGGAGGCTGCACTGCTAAACAAATCTTGCTGGCCCGAAGCTGCTTTAATTTCGGTAATGCTAAAATCGTCGCCAAATACACGGCGGCCCAAAGTCCTGAACTCCAGTTCGGCAAATAGCGGCTCCAGTAGTTCACGGCTTGGGGCACAAATTTCTAGTCCTTCTTCGTCCAATTCAACCGGTGCATCTAACAGTATAGTTGCCAGCTTTTTCGATAGGATGCCCTGGTCTGCAAAGTTTTCTATGTTTTCGCGAAGCTTACCTTTTAACTCATGGCTGTTTTTGATGATGTTTTCTACTGATCCATATTGCTTAATGAGCAGCTTGGCCGTTTTTTCGCCAACACCGGGGATGCCCGGAATATTATCTACGGCATCGCCCCATAAGCCTAAAATGTCTATTACCTGGCAAACATCTTCAACCTCCCATTTCTCACGCACTTCTTTAACGCCCATTATTTCAATGTCGCTGCCCATACGCGAAGGCTTGTAAACAAAAATATTAGGCGACACCAGTTGCGCAAAATCCTTATCAGGCGTCATGCAATA harbors:
- a CDS encoding porin family protein gives rise to the protein MKKYILSIALLIASVAASKAQSTIGIKGGINFAKINTDNIKESSVTGYQAGIFARLGNSLYLQPELYLGSRGGKFEGSSSGNSASASGKVTFTTLNVPLLLGTKLVSAGPISVRAMAGPIYSYNLSENNNVNSALQDFGKYKNSTLGYQVGAGVDIGNITADLRYEGGLTKINENYGQRANLWALSVGFKIF
- the polA gene encoding DNA polymerase I, with protein sequence MKKLFLLDGMALMYRAHFALSKNPRFTSGGLNTSAVMGFTNTLLDVIRKENPTHMAVVFDTDAPTERHTDFEQYKAHRQAMPEDLSKAMPYVIKLILGFNIPVITSDGYEADDIIGTLAKKAEQRGYQVYCMTPDKDFAQLVSPNIFVYKPSRMGSDIEIMGVKEVREKWEVEDVCQVIDILGLWGDAVDNIPGIPGVGEKTAKLLIKQYGSVENIIKNSHELKGKLRENIENFADQGILSKKLATILLDAPVELDEEGLEICAPSRELLEPLFAELEFRTLGRRVFGDDFSITEIKAASGQQDLFSSAASGTVRTLTVDVTDIAEPEHVPAAKNIHNVNHEYHLTDTPEKRAELLAFLQQQSEITFDTETTGIDANNCELVGLSFAIKPGEAWYIPVPANYEGAKAIAHEFKPVLENELINKVGQNIKYDILVLKWYGIEVKGQLFDTMMAHYVLDPDTRHSMDILSENYLGYKPVSITELIGPRGKNQLTMRDVDVERVKEYAGEDADVTLQLKQVFESKLQAVEAEKLINEIEHPLIYVLADVEFEGVKLDEQTLKDFSKQLETDINRLEQTVYEKAGVKFNVSSPKQLGEVLFEKLQLDPRAKKTKTGQYQTGEDVLLALADKSDIVRDILDFRQMLKLKSTYVDALPLMINPKTGRIHTSYNQAIAATGRLSSNNPNLQNIPIRTERGREVRKAFIARDADHVLLSADYSQIELRIIAEISKDANMLDAFAKNLDIHTATAANVYGIPLTEVTGDMRRNAKAVNFGIIYGQSSFGLSQSLGIPRKEANDIIEQYFVQYSGIKNYMSDTMNFARENGYVKTLMGRRRYLRDINSANATVRGFAERNAINAPIQGSAADMIKIAMINIHRELKAQNLGARMTMQVHDELVFDVPRHEVEIIKPIIEHYMKTAIKTEVPIMVEMGTGDNWLAAH